One Pyxicephalus adspersus chromosome 3, UCB_Pads_2.0, whole genome shotgun sequence genomic window carries:
- the CCNG2 gene encoding cyclin-G2 — MKDFSAQDNTSNDAFRLLKQLNVYLEQECKYQPKEKGLDLIESTAENDNTICPKSRNAKVEDLWSLTNFYGFGMETFVLAVNILDRFLAIMKVKPKHLSCIGVCCFQLAARIVEEECNIPSTNDVIRISQCKCTVSDIKRMEKIISEKLHFDFKATTALTFLHLYHTLVSCHSSERKEVLNLDKLEAQLKACNCRLIFSKAKPSVLALCLLTLEVETMKSLELFEIALCVQKHSKVRDTDMLYWRELVSQCLADYSSPECSKPDHKKLVWIVSRRTAQNLHNSYYSVPELPTIPEYELMNESESEDSCEEMSSGEDSLSSSPPSDLEVSFFFDDYKPKLKRRSRHLYPL; from the exons ATGAAAGATTTTTCAGCCCAAGATAACACCAGCAACGATGCCTTCCGACTTCTCAAACAACTCAATGTGTATTTGGAGCAAGAATGCAAATACCAACCCAAGGAGAAGGGCTTGGACCTCATAGAGTCCACTGCGGAG AATGATAACACAATCTGTCCGAAATCCAGAAACGCAAAGGTAGAAGATTTGTGGAGTTTAACAAACTTCTATGGTTTCGGTATGGAGACCTTCGTCTTGGCTGTGAACATCTTGGATCGGTTTTTGGCTATCATGAAA gtGAAGCCAAAACACTTGTCCTGTATTGGTGTCTGCTGCTTCCAACTTGCAGCCAGAATTGTAGAGGAGGAATGCAATATCCCATCCACTAACGATGTCATCCGCATCAGCCAATGTAAATGCACTGTGTCAGACATTAAACGTATGGAGAAAATCATATCTGAAAAACTGCACTTTGACTTCAAAGCTACCACTGCCTTAACCTTCTTGCACTTATACCACACATTAGTTTCCTGCCATTCCTCTGAGAG gaaagAAGTATTAAACCTTGACAAACTCGAAGCTCAGCTGAAAGCTTGCAACTGCCGGCTCATTTTTTCCAAAGCAAAA CCCTCAGTGTTAGCCTTGTGCCTTCTTACTCTCGAAGTGGAAACCATGAAGTCTCTGGAACTGTTTGAGATAGCTCTCTGTGTACAGAAGCATTCAAAG GTAAGGGACACAGACATGCTGTATTGGAGAGAACTTGTTTCCCAATGCCTAGCTGATTATTCGTCCCCAGAATGCTCCAAACCAGATCACAAAAAGCTTGTGTGGATTGTGTCCAGACGCACTGCACAAAATCTTCACAACAGTTATTACAGTGTTCCAGAGTTGCCAACTATTCCAGAGTATGAATTGATGAATGAAAGTGAGAG TGAGGACTCCTGTGAAGAGATGAGCAGTGGGGAAGACAGTCTCAGCAGCTCTCCACCAAGTGACCTTGAGGTTTCCTTCTTTTTTGATGACTACAAGCCAAAACTCAAACGTCGTAGTCGTCACCTCTATCCTTTGTAA